In Microscilla marina ATCC 23134, a single window of DNA contains:
- a CDS encoding leucine-rich repeat domain-containing protein: protein MIANNNQQPVKMTNADENKIIALLNSNNEVNVTLAFQLCQGAGGHYSPKLAACLQKHPLLCVQYGFEQTYTQRLTQLKMEQNTWSTLPKEILQLTQLQELKLRNNQLQALPHTIHQLGCLTSLNLSKNRLRNLPESIGHLQHLQHLWLWGNRLSALPQSFAQLTALKVLYLDNNLLTTFPQEVTQLIHLEKLFLGGNDIQDLSPAIGKLVQLNTLSLADTLIKKLPDEIGKLKQLQQLNFENSKLKVLPKTFGQLAQLSEVFLAYNQLGALPETIGGLSKLKELHLQVNRLTGFPKSIGKLNSLEVLVADDNQLEVLPAEINGMKNLRSLSLSGNQLKTLPIKLTQLEHLHKLNVYNNPFEYIVPEMIPWLEARGFGNSEELRQLAAQM from the coding sequence TTGATAGCCAATAATAACCAACAACCAGTAAAAATGACCAACGCTGACGAAAACAAAATCATTGCTTTGCTCAACAGCAACAACGAGGTAAACGTTACACTTGCTTTTCAGTTGTGCCAGGGAGCAGGTGGGCATTATAGCCCAAAATTAGCTGCTTGTTTGCAAAAACACCCCTTGCTTTGTGTACAGTATGGTTTTGAACAAACCTATACCCAACGCTTGACCCAACTAAAAATGGAGCAAAATACCTGGAGTACTTTGCCTAAAGAAATACTCCAGCTCACCCAATTGCAGGAGCTCAAGTTACGCAACAACCAATTACAGGCTTTGCCCCATACCATACACCAGCTGGGTTGCCTCACCTCTTTGAACTTGAGTAAAAATCGTTTGAGAAATTTGCCTGAAAGCATAGGACATTTGCAACACCTGCAACATTTGTGGCTATGGGGCAATCGTTTATCAGCATTGCCACAGAGTTTTGCCCAGCTTACCGCCCTTAAGGTACTCTACCTCGACAATAACCTCTTAACCACCTTTCCTCAAGAAGTAACGCAGCTTATTCATCTCGAAAAATTATTTTTGGGGGGCAACGATATACAAGACCTTTCTCCTGCTATAGGCAAACTCGTGCAACTCAACACTTTGTCGTTGGCAGACACTCTGATCAAGAAATTACCCGACGAAATAGGCAAGTTGAAGCAACTTCAGCAACTCAACTTTGAAAATAGCAAGCTCAAAGTTTTACCCAAAACGTTCGGTCAACTGGCTCAATTATCAGAGGTGTTTTTGGCCTACAATCAACTGGGGGCTCTTCCAGAAACTATAGGAGGCTTGTCGAAACTCAAAGAACTTCACTTGCAAGTAAACCGCCTGACTGGCTTTCCTAAAAGTATAGGAAAATTAAATTCTTTAGAAGTACTCGTGGCAGACGACAATCAGCTGGAAGTATTGCCCGCTGAAATAAACGGAATGAAAAACCTACGAAGTCTCTCGCTCAGTGGTAATCAACTCAAAACGCTCCCTATAAAGTTGACCCAACTGGAGCACTTGCACAAACTCAATGTATATAACAACCCCTTTGAATATATTGTACCCGAAATGATTCCCTGGTTAGAAGCCAGAGGCTTTGGAAACTCCGAAGAATTGCGACAACTAGCTGCTCAGATGTAG